A region of Rhodohalobacter barkolensis DNA encodes the following proteins:
- a CDS encoding phosphoglycerate kinase → MAKLTLKDVELKGKTVLMRVDFNVPIKEGKISDDNRITQALDSINYVVEHGAKLILTSHLGRPAGEPDPEFSLKPVADHLKGLVDVPVHFAVDCIGEEADAVIEAAGEGEIVLLENVRFHAEEKKNDPEFAKQLAKHADLFVNDAFGSSHRAHASVAGVTEFLQPSVSGFLLEKEIKYLEESVNNPQRPFVAILGGAKVSDKIGVIENLLTKVDSIIIGGGMTYTFLKAKGWEIGNSLVEEDKVELAGELMKKAEKAGVNFMLPLDSVIAKEFKNDAEHKVVDSDEIEPGWMGLDIGPQACLAFGNKIKAAQTVVWNGPMGVFEMENFAEGTFTIAQALADATKTGATTIIGGGDSASAIKKAGLMDQVSHVSTGGGASLEYLEGKELPGVVALTDK, encoded by the coding sequence ATGGCTAAACTAACTTTAAAGGATGTAGAACTGAAAGGCAAAACAGTTCTGATGAGAGTGGATTTTAATGTGCCTATTAAAGAAGGAAAAATTTCTGATGACAATCGAATTACCCAGGCTTTAGATTCTATCAATTATGTGGTGGAACACGGTGCGAAATTAATTCTGACAAGTCATTTGGGGCGTCCGGCCGGTGAGCCTGATCCAGAATTTAGTCTAAAACCGGTAGCAGATCATTTAAAAGGATTGGTTGACGTGCCTGTTCATTTTGCCGTTGATTGTATCGGTGAGGAAGCGGATGCCGTAATTGAAGCAGCAGGTGAAGGAGAAATTGTGCTGCTCGAAAATGTTCGGTTTCATGCAGAAGAGAAGAAAAACGACCCTGAATTTGCTAAACAACTTGCCAAGCACGCCGATCTTTTTGTAAATGATGCTTTTGGAAGCAGCCACCGCGCACATGCATCTGTTGCCGGGGTTACTGAATTTTTACAGCCTTCAGTATCCGGGTTCTTGCTGGAAAAAGAGATTAAATACTTAGAAGAAAGTGTTAATAATCCTCAGCGTCCATTTGTGGCTATCCTGGGTGGCGCGAAAGTATCTGACAAAATCGGTGTGATTGAAAATCTTCTCACCAAAGTGGATTCCATTATTATAGGCGGCGGTATGACGTATACTTTTCTGAAAGCGAAAGGTTGGGAAATTGGAAACTCATTGGTCGAAGAAGATAAAGTTGAGCTGGCCGGAGAGTTAATGAAAAAGGCCGAAAAAGCAGGTGTGAATTTTATGTTACCGCTCGATTCGGTAATTGCCAAAGAGTTCAAAAATGATGCAGAGCATAAAGTTGTGGATTCAGACGAAATTGAACCGGGCTGGATGGGCCTGGATATTGGTCCGCAGGCATGCTTGGCATTTGGGAATAAAATCAAAGCGGCACAAACCGTGGTTTGGAATGGACCTATGGGTGTTTTTGAAATGGAAAACTTTGCAGAAGGGACATTTACAATAGCTCAGGCACTTGCTGATGCGACAAAAACCGGCGCTACAACGATTATTGGCGGCGGTGATTCTGCATCCGCAATTAAAAAAGCCGGTTTGATGGATCAGGTATCTCACGTCTCAACCGGTGGCGGCGCAAGCCTTGAGTATCTCGAGGGGAAGGAACTGCCGGGTGTTGTGGCATTGACGGATAAATAA
- a CDS encoding outer membrane beta-barrel protein, with amino-acid sequence MKFHYFLLLFILIPLYEAAGQSHSGFSLSLTGSYAPNLTVNDRNFANNRSIGLQASYFDEDYTRMEYSFLYSRGYDAAVSYVIGLSAAAVFQITDDLRLKPGVGIQEFKMADRSCRTTWRSILDTIFDVDNKCSDDTHASFIGFISLEYQLADPFSLFLQTTYRAVLSSVRQESSVETVGPNGETSERTYYTTDRSLYNSGLSAGLGFRIYFN; translated from the coding sequence ATGAAATTTCACTACTTTCTGCTACTTTTCATATTAATTCCGTTGTATGAAGCGGCCGGACAATCCCACTCAGGTTTTAGTCTGAGTTTAACCGGAAGCTACGCTCCGAATCTGACCGTTAACGACCGGAATTTCGCGAACAACAGATCGATCGGGTTGCAAGCCTCCTATTTTGATGAGGACTACACACGAATGGAATACAGTTTCCTCTACAGCCGCGGTTACGATGCTGCCGTCTCTTATGTGATTGGACTCTCAGCCGCGGCGGTATTTCAGATAACCGATGATCTTCGTTTAAAACCGGGTGTGGGTATTCAGGAGTTTAAAATGGCGGATCGATCCTGCCGAACCACCTGGCGATCCATCCTCGACACAATCTTTGATGTAGACAATAAGTGCTCCGATGATACCCACGCATCGTTCATCGGGTTCATTTCCCTGGAATATCAACTGGCAGATCCCTTTTCACTCTTTTTACAAACAACCTATAGAGCCGTTCTGAGCAGTGTCAGGCAGGAATCAAGCGTTGAGACAGTAGGCCCGAACGGAGAAACGTCTGAAAGGACATACTACACGACCGATCGATCCTTATATAACAGCGGATTAAGCGCCGGTCTCGGGTTTCGAATCTACTTCAACTAA
- a CDS encoding HAD family hydrolase, protein MKPSFVYFDLDNTLLDHISAEGKAQQTTYDKYPELQQVSIDDWLARYQIVNHNLWESYQRDEINRYELQQARFRDTMEQLELDTGRSEEIGHFYMNNYREFWSWVEGAQTVLEQVSSKVKSGIITNGFKETQELKFEKLNLKDYCSPLLITEEIGKLKPHPIVFDVATEKAGVAREEILYVGDSFSSDIVGGNNAGWKTAWFTALIDKEASRNGNTDVSADFEFDNFAELLDYLDM, encoded by the coding sequence ATGAAACCATCTTTTGTCTATTTTGACCTCGACAATACACTTTTAGATCACATATCTGCGGAGGGAAAAGCACAGCAAACCACTTACGATAAATACCCCGAACTTCAGCAAGTATCCATCGATGATTGGCTGGCGAGATATCAAATCGTTAACCACAATCTTTGGGAAAGTTATCAAAGAGATGAAATTAACCGTTATGAGCTGCAGCAGGCTCGTTTCAGGGATACCATGGAACAGCTTGAACTGGATACCGGTAGAAGTGAGGAGATTGGGCATTTCTACATGAATAACTATCGGGAGTTTTGGTCCTGGGTTGAAGGCGCTCAAACTGTATTAGAACAGGTAAGTTCGAAGGTGAAATCCGGAATCATTACGAACGGATTTAAAGAGACGCAGGAGCTAAAATTTGAGAAATTAAATCTGAAGGATTACTGCAGTCCTCTATTGATTACTGAAGAGATCGGTAAGTTAAAACCACATCCAATTGTGTTTGATGTGGCAACGGAGAAAGCCGGGGTTGCGCGAGAAGAGATTCTCTATGTGGGAGATTCCTTTTCATCCGATATTGTGGGTGGAAATAATGCCGGTTGGAAAACAGCTTGGTTTACGGCATTAATCGACAAAGAGGCCTCCCGAAATGGCAATACAGATGTATCAGCAGATTTTGAATTCGACAATTTTGCAGAATTGCTTGACTATTTGGATATGTGA
- a CDS encoding LemA family protein, with protein MNIKTWIGTGVIAFIVIYAVGLNNSLIEKEEGVNQAWAQVENQYQRRADLIPNLVSTVRGAANFEQETITQVIEARSRATSINVSAGDLNDPAALQQFDQAQQQLSGALSRLLVTVERYPELTATQNFRDLQTQLEGTENRISTERMRFNRAAQEYNTSIRRFPANLVAGIFGHQQKAYFEAIEGAEQAPEVSFD; from the coding sequence ATGAATATTAAGACTTGGATTGGAACTGGGGTTATCGCTTTTATCGTGATTTACGCGGTTGGCTTGAATAACTCACTGATTGAAAAAGAAGAGGGAGTGAATCAGGCTTGGGCACAGGTTGAAAACCAATATCAGCGCAGGGCAGATTTGATACCAAACCTTGTCAGCACTGTCCGGGGAGCGGCTAATTTTGAGCAGGAAACCATCACACAGGTAATCGAAGCCAGAAGCCGTGCCACATCTATCAACGTGAGCGCCGGGGATCTGAATGACCCTGCAGCACTTCAGCAGTTTGATCAGGCACAGCAGCAGTTAAGCGGTGCACTTTCCAGGCTGCTTGTTACTGTTGAACGCTACCCGGAGCTAACGGCAACGCAAAATTTCCGTGATCTTCAAACTCAACTCGAAGGTACAGAAAATCGTATTTCTACTGAACGAATGAGATTCAACAGAGCTGCTCAGGAATACAACACCTCCATTCGCCGTTTTCCTGCTAATCTGGTTGCAGGAATATTCGGCCACCAGCAAAAAGCCTATTTCGAAGCTATTGAAGGTGCGGAACAAGCCCCTGAAGTCTCATTTGATTAA